One genomic region from Aliarcobacter cryaerophilus ATCC 43158 encodes:
- a CDS encoding arsenic transporter, whose translation MLIASLIFLVTLIFVIWQPKGLQIGTTAVIGAIIALFMGVVSLNDVLIVSNIVWDATLAFIGIIILSMVLDEIGFFEWCALKMAKFSNGNGMLMFIYSILLGAFVSALFANDGAALILTPILLAKMRILKLNMKTIIAFLLAGGFISDSASLPFVFSNLTNIVTSNYFNIGFSQYFFDMLVPFIVSVIASILFLWLILRKDIPKTVDITLLKEPKSAIKNMRLFYFSWVFLAILLIGYFVGDIYGLPVSLFALGGATIFLIIATLSKAVKPKEIIKEAPWQVVWFSIGLYIVVYGLKNAGLTDYLTIVLKDLSLRGDTIAILGTGFIAAFLSAIMNNMPTIMIMDIALHDIGSQAMIYANIVGCNLGPKMTPFGSLATLLWLHVLAKKGVKISFAQYSKFGLIITPPVLFIVLLSL comes from the coding sequence ATGCTAATTGCAAGTTTGATTTTTTTAGTAACTTTAATTTTTGTAATATGGCAACCAAAGGGCTTACAAATAGGTACAACTGCTGTAATTGGAGCAATTATTGCTTTATTTATGGGAGTTGTTAGTTTAAATGATGTTTTAATTGTAAGTAATATTGTTTGGGATGCAACTTTAGCATTTATTGGAATTATTATTTTATCTATGGTTTTAGATGAGATTGGTTTTTTTGAATGGTGTGCTTTGAAAATGGCAAAGTTTTCAAATGGAAATGGAATGTTGATGTTTATTTATTCTATTTTATTAGGGGCATTCGTTTCAGCACTTTTTGCAAATGATGGAGCAGCACTTATTTTAACTCCAATATTGCTCGCAAAAATGAGAATATTGAAACTAAATATGAAGACAATTATTGCTTTTTTACTTGCAGGTGGATTTATAAGTGATAGTGCATCTTTGCCTTTTGTATTTTCCAATCTTACAAATATAGTAACTTCAAACTATTTTAATATCGGATTTTCTCAATATTTTTTTGATATGTTAGTTCCTTTTATTGTAAGTGTTATTGCTTCTATTCTTTTTTTATGGTTGATTTTGAGAAAAGATATTCCAAAAACGGTTGATATAACTTTATTAAAAGAGCCAAAAAGTGCTATTAAAAATATGAGATTATTCTATTTTTCTTGGGTATTTTTAGCAATTTTACTTATTGGTTATTTTGTTGGAGATATTTATGGTTTACCAGTTTCCCTCTTTGCTTTAGGAGGAGCAACTATTTTTTTAATAATTGCAACACTATCAAAAGCTGTAAAACCAAAAGAGATTATAAAAGAAGCACCTTGGCAAGTTGTGTGGTTTAGTATAGGGCTTTATATAGTTGTTTATGGACTTAAAAATGCAGGATTAACTGATTATTTAACTATTGTTTTAAAGGATTTAAGCTTAAGAGGTGACACAATTGCAATACTTGGGACAGGATTTATAGCAGCATTTTTAAGTGCAATTATGAATAATATGCCAACAATTATGATTATGGATATTGCCTTACATGATATTGGAAGTCAAGCAATGATTTATGCAAATATAGTAGGATGTAATTTAGGACCAAAAATGACACCATTTGGAAGTCTTGCTACTTTACTTTGGTTGCATGTTTTAGCAAAAAAAGGTGTAAAAATATCATTTGCGCAATATAGTAAATTTGGTTTGATTATTACACCACCTGTTTTATTTATTGTATTATTGAGTTTGTAA
- a CDS encoding ArsR/SmtB family transcription factor: MDNFLQTIGAINDETRVKILNFINTHNEVCVCDIENSFSMIQSRVSRHLKILKEAGFLKVDRRGRWAYYSIVSPLDIFRQSILKEISYLELDIPILKKECDLC, encoded by the coding sequence GTGGATAATTTTTTACAAACAATTGGTGCTATAAATGATGAAACTAGAGTTAAAATATTAAATTTCATAAATACTCATAATGAAGTTTGTGTTTGTGATATTGAAAACTCTTTTTCAATGATACAATCAAGAGTATCAAGGCACCTTAAGATTTTAAAGGAAGCTGGATTTTTAAAAGTTGATAGAAGAGGAAGATGGGCCTACTATAGTATTGTATCTCCTTTGGATATTTTTAGGCAATCAATTTTAAAAGAGATAAGTTATTTAGAATTGGATATTCCAATACTTAAAAAAGAGTGTGATTTATGCTAA
- a CDS encoding thioredoxin family protein has translation MKIEILGTGCTKCKALEVATKQAVSQIGGFHEVKKVEDIVEIMNYGVMSTPALVVDGVVKSSGKLLSVEEIINLLKGK, from the coding sequence ATGAAAATAGAGATTTTAGGAACAGGTTGTACAAAATGTAAGGCTTTGGAAGTTGCAACAAAACAAGCAGTTTCACAAATTGGTGGTTTTCATGAAGTAAAAAAAGTTGAAGATATAGTTGAAATTATGAATTATGGTGTTATGAGTACTCCAGCACTTGTTGTTGATGGTGTTGTTAAAAGTAGTGGAAAATTATTAAGTGTTGAAGAAATTATTAATTTGTTAAAAGGAAAATAG
- a CDS encoding permease, translating into MFDWLVNLSAMFVFDTLGLEKGSHLGEALHFFIYDTIKIFILLITIIFLVTFLRSYFPVEKIRDYLVGKHKIFGHVFAAFFGILTPFCSCSAIPLFLGFLQARIPLGVTFSYLISAPLSDAVVIALLFSLFGWKITLLYVGFALLIAIVAGLVIGAMNLEKEVLIEVKPINSCCGNSNEDTTLISSRLKESWDYTKDIFLKIYLYVIVGIAIGAFIHGYIPTEFISKYAGGDVWYAPIVAVLMGIPMYSNAAGILPLVEVLTQKGMLIGTALSFMMAVVALSLPEALILKRVLSLKLIAIFFTVVGFAILLTGFFFNAVL; encoded by the coding sequence ATGTTTGATTGGTTAGTTAATTTGAGTGCAATGTTTGTATTTGATACTTTAGGATTAGAAAAAGGAAGCCATTTAGGTGAAGCTTTACACTTTTTTATTTATGACACTATAAAAATATTTATACTTTTAATTACGATTATTTTTTTAGTTACATTTTTGAGAAGTTATTTTCCAGTTGAGAAGATAAGAGATTATTTAGTTGGAAAACATAAAATCTTTGGACATGTTTTTGCAGCATTTTTTGGAATATTAACACCTTTTTGTTCTTGTAGTGCAATTCCACTATTTTTGGGTTTCTTGCAAGCTAGAATTCCTTTGGGTGTTACTTTTTCATATTTGATTTCAGCACCGCTTAGTGATGCAGTTGTAATTGCACTGTTGTTTTCACTTTTTGGTTGGAAAATTACTTTGCTTTATGTAGGTTTTGCTCTGTTAATAGCAATTGTTGCAGGTCTAGTAATAGGAGCTATGAATTTAGAAAAAGAGGTTTTAATAGAGGTGAAACCAATAAATAGTTGCTGTGGAAATTCAAATGAAGATACAACTTTAATATCTTCAAGATTAAAAGAGTCATGGGATTATACAAAAGATATATTTCTAAAAATTTATTTGTATGTAATTGTTGGTATTGCAATTGGAGCATTTATTCATGGATATATTCCAACTGAATTTATAAGTAAATATGCAGGTGGAGATGTTTGGTATGCACCAATAGTTGCTGTTCTTATGGGAATTCCTATGTATTCAAATGCAGCTGGGATTTTACCACTTGTAGAAGTATTAACACAAAAAGGGATGCTAATTGGAACTGCACTTTCATTTATGATGGCAGTTGTGGCTTTGAGTTTACCAGAAGCTTTAATTTTAAAAAGAGTTTTAAGCTTGAAGTTAATAGCAATCTTTTTTACAGTTGTTGGCTTTGCCATACTTTTAACAGGATTTTTCTTTAATGCAGTTTTATAA
- the chrA gene encoding chromate efflux transporter: MINISIFWHFFILGLFSFGGPIAHIGYFRKKFVEELNWLSDEEFSKIVALSQFLPGPSSSQVGFTIGLKKGGIIGAIFAFIAFTFPSFLLLYLAATFQNIYENSSVIYALMSGLKLFAVVIVADATFSMFKALCKTTTSKIIFVFATLFLIFNQTFFAQIIVLVISGFVALFFIKENNTNKIKYEKPYMLPLYIFFILLIFLPLLASQDKLLSLFNSFYQVGSLVFGGGHVVLPLIKSNINIDENSFLVAYSLAQAVPGPMFTIASYIGVVTFEESPFLGSVVATIAIFLPGFLLILAFYKSFESYSKNPTISKIVAGINASVVAILFSVLVTIVTPSGIVNVYDLIFGIVGFFLIRKFKNSLLFLIMFYCLYGILRSLYV, encoded by the coding sequence ATGATAAATATCTCAATTTTTTGGCACTTTTTTATCTTAGGTCTTTTTAGTTTTGGAGGACCAATAGCTCATATTGGTTATTTTAGAAAAAAATTTGTCGAAGAATTAAATTGGCTAAGTGATGAAGAGTTTTCAAAAATTGTAGCACTTAGCCAGTTTTTACCAGGACCTAGCTCATCACAAGTTGGTTTTACAATTGGATTAAAAAAAGGTGGGATTATTGGTGCAATATTTGCTTTTATTGCATTTACCTTTCCATCTTTTTTACTTTTATATTTAGCTGCAACTTTTCAGAATATCTATGAAAACAGTAGTGTTATTTATGCTTTGATGAGTGGATTAAAACTATTTGCTGTGGTAATTGTTGCAGATGCAACTTTTAGTATGTTTAAAGCACTTTGTAAAACTACAACAAGTAAAATAATTTTTGTTTTTGCAACGCTGTTTTTAATTTTTAATCAAACATTTTTTGCTCAAATTATAGTTTTAGTTATTTCAGGTTTTGTTGCACTATTTTTTATAAAAGAGAATAATACCAATAAAATAAAATATGAAAAACCTTATATGTTGCCTTTGTATATTTTTTTTATTTTATTGATATTTTTGCCACTTTTAGCCAGTCAAGATAAACTATTAAGTCTGTTTAACTCTTTTTATCAAGTTGGAAGTTTGGTTTTTGGAGGAGGGCATGTTGTTCTTCCTTTAATTAAAAGTAATATAAATATAGATGAAAATAGTTTTTTAGTTGCATACTCACTAGCTCAAGCAGTTCCAGGACCTATGTTTACTATTGCTTCATATATTGGAGTTGTTACTTTTGAAGAGTCACCTTTTTTAGGTTCAGTTGTTGCTACAATTGCAATTTTTTTACCAGGTTTTCTTTTGATTTTAGCTTTTTACAAAAGCTTTGAAAGTTATTCAAAAAATCCTACTATTTCAAAAATAGTTGCTGGAATTAATGCAAGTGTTGTTGCAATATTGTTTAGTGTTTTAGTTACAATTGTAACTCCAAGTGGAATTGTAAATGTTTATGATTTGATTTTTGGAATAGTAGGATTTTTTTTGATTAGAAAATTCAAAAATTCTCTATTATTTTTGATTATGTTTTATTGTTTATATGGAATATTAAGGAGTTTATATGTTTGA
- a CDS encoding arsenate reductase ArsC gives MEKKVLILCTGNSCRSIIAEALINAKLDGISADSSGVKASGRVNPNAKKLLEDKGIWKEEYHSKTLDTVINNEYDLIVTVCDHANETCPMFPKLVPKIHVGFEDPDGKGFDAFEATYKEIEEILLPKVANAFLSSDDDKNFL, from the coding sequence ATGGAGAAAAAAGTTTTAATTTTATGTACAGGAAATTCTTGTAGAAGTATTATTGCTGAAGCTTTAATAAATGCTAAATTAGATGGAATTAGTGCAGATTCTTCAGGTGTAAAAGCAAGTGGAAGAGTAAATCCAAATGCTAAAAAGTTGCTTGAAGATAAAGGCATTTGGAAAGAAGAGTATCATTCAAAAACTCTTGATACAGTAATAAATAATGAGTATGATTTAATTGTAACTGTTTGTGACCATGCAAACGAAACTTGTCCGATGTTTCCAAAGCTAGTACCAAAAATTCATGTGGGATTTGAAGATCCAGATGGAAAAGGATTTGATGCATTTGAAGCTACATATAAAGAGATAGAAGAAATTTTACTTCCAAAAGTAGCAAATGCGTTTTTATCATCGGATGATGATAAAAACTTTCTGTGA
- a CDS encoding gamma-glutamylcyclotransferase family protein gives MKDSLFVYGTLMPNCPNAYVLENIIGKFVPATVKGKLIDAGWSSSMGYPGIRLEMGDDNIHGFLFYSDNLINHWENLDIFEGVEFIRTPVVVERYDEVEVQTYIYTLKDEIIEMYEEKI, from the coding sequence ATGAAAGATTCACTTTTTGTATATGGCACATTGATGCCAAACTGTCCAAATGCATATGTTTTAGAAAATATTATTGGAAAATTTGTCCCTGCAACGGTAAAAGGAAAATTAATAGATGCAGGTTGGAGTTCTAGTATGGGATATCCTGGTATTAGGCTTGAAATGGGTGATGATAATATTCATGGGTTTTTGTTTTACTCTGATAATTTGATAAACCATTGGGAAAATCTTGATATTTTTGAGGGAGTTGAGTTTATTAGAACTCCTGTTGTTGTAGAAAGATATGATGAAGTAGAGGTACAAACTTATATTTATACATTAAAAGATGAGATTATTGAGATGTATGAAGAGAAAATATAG
- the tkt gene encoding transketolase produces MSKQLLQKQADTIRFLAADMVQRANSGHPGAPMGLADIATVLSKHLNINPADEKWLNRDRLVFSGGHATGLVYSLLHLWGFDVSVNDMKNFRQSGSKTPGHPEYGHTHGIEITTGPLGQGIANAVGFAMASKYAQNLLGKDVINHKVYCLCGDGDLQEGISYEATSTAGHMKLDNLVIIYDSNSITIEGDTSLAWSENVKKRFQAIDFEVIEIDGHNFDQIDKAFVQAKSSTMPVLIIAKTVIAKGAVTLEGSHHSHGAPLGVDEIKQAKIKAGFNPEVDFEVSADVKGAFDKLIVGSTAQNAWKDSLSSQTLKKIDELQNPDFDSIVYPSFEAGSSVATRDSNHKILNAIAAKIPSFLGGSADLAPSNKTELKDMKDFPNGRNIHFGIKEHAMAAIVNAMNLYGLFRVYSATFFVFSDYLKPSARIAALAGIPQHFIWTHDSIGVGEDGPTHQPIEHLGQFRALPNFYTFRPADASENVEAWKIALKMKAPTAFVCSRQGLKVLKDDKAFGSVLNGGYLLTKRENATITIMASGSEVNLALQTACALEKEGILANIVSVPCFDLLLEQDETYINKIIDQKTRVYAVEAARALEYYKYADVVFGMDSFGASGPADKLFDEFGFTIDKLKAKIIADLKK; encoded by the coding sequence ATGTCAAAACAACTACTTCAAAAACAAGCAGATACAATAAGATTTTTAGCTGCTGATATGGTACAAAGAGCTAATTCAGGACATCCTGGAGCTCCTATGGGACTTGCTGATATTGCAACAGTTTTAAGCAAGCATTTAAATATAAATCCAGCCGATGAAAAATGGCTAAATAGAGATAGATTAGTATTTTCAGGTGGTCATGCAACTGGTTTGGTTTACTCTTTGCTTCATTTATGGGGATTTGATGTATCAGTAAATGATATGAAAAACTTTAGACAATCTGGTTCAAAAACTCCAGGACATCCAGAATATGGACATACTCATGGAATAGAAATCACAACAGGACCACTTGGACAAGGAATTGCAAATGCTGTTGGATTTGCTATGGCTTCTAAATATGCACAAAATTTATTAGGAAAAGATGTAATAAATCATAAAGTTTATTGTCTTTGTGGAGATGGAGATTTACAAGAAGGAATCTCTTACGAAGCAACTTCAACTGCTGGGCATATGAAACTTGATAATCTTGTGATTATTTATGATAGCAATTCAATTACAATTGAGGGTGATACAAGTCTTGCTTGGAGTGAAAATGTTAAAAAAAGATTTCAAGCAATTGATTTTGAAGTAATTGAAATAGATGGACATAATTTTGATCAAATTGATAAAGCTTTTGTTCAAGCAAAAAGTTCAACAATGCCTGTTTTAATTATTGCTAAAACAGTTATTGCAAAAGGTGCAGTTACTCTTGAAGGAAGCCATCACTCACATGGAGCTCCTCTAGGAGTTGATGAGATAAAACAAGCAAAAATAAAAGCTGGGTTTAATCCTGAGGTTGATTTTGAAGTAAGTGCGGATGTAAAAGGTGCATTTGATAAATTAATCGTAGGAAGTACAGCTCAAAATGCTTGGAAAGATAGTTTAAGTTCACAAACTCTTAAAAAAATAGATGAGTTACAAAACCCAGATTTTGATAGCATAGTTTATCCAAGTTTTGAAGCTGGAAGTAGTGTTGCTACAAGAGATTCAAATCATAAAATCTTAAATGCTATTGCTGCAAAAATCCCTAGTTTCTTAGGTGGAAGCGCAGATTTAGCACCATCAAATAAAACAGAACTAAAAGATATGAAAGATTTCCCAAATGGAAGAAATATCCATTTTGGTATTAAAGAACATGCAATGGCAGCTATTGTAAATGCTATGAACTTATATGGTTTATTTAGAGTTTATTCTGCAACATTTTTTGTTTTTTCTGATTATTTAAAACCTAGTGCAAGAATTGCAGCACTTGCAGGAATTCCTCAACACTTTATTTGGACACATGATAGTATTGGTGTTGGAGAAGATGGACCAACTCACCAACCAATAGAACATTTAGGACAATTTAGAGCTTTACCAAATTTCTATACATTTAGACCAGCTGATGCTAGTGAAAATGTTGAAGCTTGGAAAATAGCACTTAAAATGAAAGCTCCAACAGCATTTGTTTGTTCGAGACAAGGTTTAAAAGTTTTAAAAGATGATAAAGCTTTTGGAAGCGTTTTAAATGGTGGATATTTATTAACAAAAAGAGAGAATGCAACTATCACAATTATGGCAAGTGGAAGTGAAGTTAATTTGGCATTACAAACTGCTTGTGCTTTAGAAAAAGAGGGAATTCTTGCAAATATAGTTTCTGTTCCTTGTTTTGATTTACTTTTAGAACAAGATGAAACTTATATAAACAAAATAATAGACCAAAAAACAAGAGTTTATGCAGTTGAAGCTGCACGAGCTCTTGAGTATTATAAATATGCAGATGTTGTATTTGGAATGGATAGTTTTGGTGCTAGTGGACCTGCAGATAAGCTTTTTGATGAGTTTGGATTTACAATAGATAAATTAAAAGCAAAAATTATAGCAGACCTTAAAAAATAA
- a CDS encoding MFS transporter — protein sequence MTNSQNRTIWILILSSSLILAITMGVRQSLGLFIAPINSSTSLNIISISLALAIGQFIWGLTQPIFGAIADKKGSFGVLVFGALLMFFGLILTPFLTSEFSIILTLGLLVAAGAGAGSFSILIGATAKNLPSEKRSFAGGFINAGGSFGQFVFAPLAQAIINSFGWIYSMIVLAFSTLLTIPLAKILSSKSKEETKIENVIQNDIRLKEQLKVALKDKSYLYLNLGFFTCGFHVAFLVTHLPHEVSLCGHSANVSAYSLALIGLFNIFGSLYAGYLGTKYKMKYILAFIYANRALMIIIYLLSPKTELTFYIFSIAIGFTWLATVPPTAGIVGKLFGTKYLATLFGLTLLSHQIGGFFGAYLGGLFINSYGNFSLMWYLDIALAIVATIANLPIKEDEIKKIKKN from the coding sequence ATGACAAACTCTCAAAATAGAACTATTTGGATTTTAATCCTATCTTCATCACTTATTTTAGCAATTACAATGGGAGTTAGACAATCCTTAGGTTTATTTATAGCACCTATAAACTCTTCAACTTCTCTTAATATTATATCTATTAGTTTAGCTCTTGCTATTGGACAATTTATTTGGGGATTAACTCAACCAATTTTTGGTGCAATTGCAGATAAAAAAGGCTCTTTTGGTGTTTTAGTTTTTGGTGCATTATTGATGTTTTTTGGTTTAATTCTAACTCCATTCTTAACTTCAGAATTTTCAATTATTTTAACCTTAGGTCTTCTTGTAGCAGCAGGTGCTGGTGCTGGAAGCTTTTCAATACTAATTGGGGCAACAGCAAAAAATCTTCCTAGTGAAAAAAGATCTTTTGCTGGCGGATTTATAAATGCTGGTGGATCTTTTGGGCAATTTGTTTTTGCTCCACTAGCACAAGCTATTATAAATAGTTTTGGATGGATTTACTCTATGATTGTTCTTGCCTTTTCTACACTTTTAACTATTCCTTTAGCAAAAATTCTATCTTCAAAAAGTAAAGAAGAGACAAAAATAGAAAATGTAATACAAAATGATATAAGATTAAAAGAGCAATTAAAAGTAGCTTTAAAAGATAAAAGTTATTTATATTTAAATTTAGGATTTTTTACTTGTGGATTTCATGTAGCTTTTTTGGTTACACATCTTCCTCATGAAGTTTCTCTTTGTGGACATAGTGCAAATGTTTCAGCCTACTCTTTGGCTTTAATTGGACTTTTTAATATCTTTGGAAGCTTATATGCTGGATATTTGGGGACAAAGTATAAAATGAAATATATCTTAGCTTTTATTTATGCAAATAGAGCTTTGATGATTATTATATATTTATTGTCACCTAAAACTGAATTGACTTTTTATATTTTCTCTATTGCAATTGGTTTTACTTGGCTTGCAACAGTTCCACCAACAGCAGGAATTGTAGGAAAACTTTTTGGAACAAAATATCTTGCAACTTTATTTGGATTAACTCTTTTATCTCATCAAATTGGTGGCTTTTTTGGAGCATATTTAGGTGGATTATTTATCAATAGTTATGGTAATTTCTCTTTAATGTGGTACCTAGATATAGCTTTAGCAATAGTTGCAACAATTGCTAATTTACCCATAAAAGAAGATGAGATTAAAAAAATTAAAAAAAATTAG
- a CDS encoding transporter substrate-binding domain-containing protein encodes MKIFLTTILLVINLFSQDIIANLELTTQEKEFIEKTHFNVAITKNWYPFSFEEDNHKALGISSEFWEIIVKKLNLKTTNTFFNSFDEQIKSFQSGKSDIIFSVGESESRKKFAYFSNEYLKFPISIVTKKDEHFIENLDEIINKKIAVGNNFTVHNLLKEKYPNIDLVLVNSVEEGLNLVSKNKVFAFVDIKPILTYNIAKFEFKDLKVSGNSGIDFSLKIMVRKEHKNLIPIINKAIATVPASEIMVIVNSWNNVQFQNSIDYTIILILIFLVFFGAIAFIHRTATLNILNKKLKYTVEEKTKELKYLNENLQVNIDKKTKELLEKEAILNQQSKMAAMGEMIENIAHQWRQPLSVISTISSSLKIKKEMNILDDNEFYEALKNINQTSEHLSNTIDDFRNFFSPNKEMNKFYVSQLIKKSKDLIKSRFDKFNIKVIENIDDIEILSYQNELSQVILNLFSNSIDVLSSSEIENKIIYIKIHHDENNLYIEFLDNGGGIKDEFINRVFEPYFTTKHKSQGTGIGLYMSLQIVTKHLNGEITVKNDNFIQNNIQYFGAKFSISLPIYLKNS; translated from the coding sequence ATGAAAATATTTTTAACTACAATATTGTTAGTTATAAATCTGTTTTCACAAGATATTATCGCAAATCTTGAATTAACTACACAAGAAAAAGAGTTTATAGAAAAGACTCATTTCAATGTTGCTATTACAAAAAACTGGTATCCATTTAGTTTTGAAGAAGATAATCATAAAGCTCTTGGAATATCATCTGAATTTTGGGAAATTATTGTAAAGAAACTAAATCTGAAAACTACAAATACTTTTTTTAACTCTTTTGATGAACAGATAAAAAGTTTTCAAAGTGGAAAAAGTGATATTATTTTTAGTGTAGGAGAGAGTGAATCACGAAAAAAATTTGCATATTTTTCTAATGAGTATTTAAAATTTCCAATATCAATAGTTACAAAAAAAGATGAACACTTTATAGAAAACTTAGATGAAATTATAAATAAAAAAATTGCAGTTGGAAATAATTTCACAGTACACAATTTGCTAAAAGAGAAATATCCAAATATTGATTTAGTTTTAGTAAATAGCGTAGAAGAAGGATTAAATCTAGTATCAAAAAATAAAGTTTTTGCTTTTGTTGATATAAAGCCTATTCTTACATACAATATTGCAAAATTTGAATTCAAAGATTTAAAAGTTAGTGGTAACTCAGGTATTGATTTCTCTTTAAAAATTATGGTTAGAAAAGAGCATAAAAATTTAATTCCGATAATAAATAAAGCAATTGCAACTGTACCAGCTAGTGAAATTATGGTTATTGTTAATAGTTGGAATAATGTACAATTTCAAAATTCAATAGACTACACAATTATTTTGATTTTGATTTTTTTAGTATTTTTTGGTGCTATTGCATTTATTCATAGAACAGCAACTTTAAATATTTTAAACAAAAAATTGAAATATACAGTTGAAGAAAAGACAAAAGAGTTGAAGTATTTAAATGAAAACTTACAAGTAAATATAGATAAAAAAACAAAAGAGTTACTTGAAAAAGAGGCAATTTTAAATCAACAATCAAAAATGGCAGCAATGGGAGAGATGATTGAAAATATAGCCCATCAATGGAGACAGCCATTATCTGTAATATCTACAATATCAAGCTCTTTAAAAATAAAAAAAGAGATGAATATTTTAGATGATAATGAGTTTTATGAAGCTTTAAAAAATATAAATCAGACATCTGAACATTTATCAAATACTATTGATGATTTTAGAAATTTTTTCTCTCCAAATAAAGAGATGAATAAATTTTATGTATCACAACTAATAAAAAAATCTAAAGATTTAATAAAAAGTAGATTTGATAAATTTAATATTAAAGTTATTGAGAATATAGATGATATAGAGATTTTATCCTATCAAAATGAATTATCTCAAGTAATTCTTAACCTTTTTTCAAATTCAATTGATGTTTTATCTTCAAGTGAAATAGAAAATAAAATAATATATATAAAAATACATCATGACGAAAATAATTTATATATTGAATTCTTAGATAATGGTGGGGGAATTAAAGATGAGTTTATAAATAGGGTTTTTGAACCATATTTTACTACAAAACATAAAAGTCAAGGAACAGGAATTGGTCTTTATATGTCACTACAAATTGTAACAAAACATTTAAATGGAGAAATTACTGTAAAAAATGATAATTTTATACAAAATAATATCCAATATTTTGGTGCAAAATTTAGTATCTCTCTACCAATTTATCTTAAAAATAGCTAA